In the genome of Methanobrevibacter gottschalkii DSM 11977, the window TTAAAATAGTAATTATTTCAAAAATACAATATTATTTACATATTATTGTCGATATCTAAAGTTTATTTTGATATGAAATAATTTATTTCGATATGAAAATATTTATATATCATTATGTTCTTAAATTATAATTACTAATCATGATAATTAATTTTAATTTAAGATTATTAATGGATGAATGGTAAAATATTATAATTGATAAAAAGTTATTATTGATACTGCTTTGATGTGTAAGTTTATTATATTTTAGTTTTGGCAATAAATAGGAATTCGGATTAATATTAATGTATATTTATGTATACATATGGAATTTGTTCTTATTTGTCATTTCATCAAATCTTAAATTACTATATTTGATATATGATTTGTATTTGAGGTGAATAACTATGAAATCTATGAAAACTGTAGCTGTTGCGATTATAGCAATAGTAGTTATTGTTGCTGTAGGGTTATATCTTACTGGTTCAGTAGGTACTTCAAATGGAGACCTAAATGGCCAAGATGTTCAATTAGCTGCTGCAGCTAGTTTGAAAAATGTTTATGATGAAAAATTAATCCCTATGTTTGAAGAAAAATATCCTGGTGTAAAAGTTACTCCTACTTATGCTTCAAGTGGGGATTTACAAAAACAAATTGAAAATGGTTTAAAAGCTGATGTGTTCATGTCTGCTGGCAATAAACAGATGGATGCTTTAATCAATGAAAGTTATGTTGATAATGATTCCAATGTTAAATTTTTAGAAAACAAGCTTGTTTTAATCGTATCTGCTGATTCAAATGTGAATGTCTCTTCATTTGAAGATTTAAAAAATGTAAATGGCACTATTGCTATTGGTGATCCTGAATCTGTACCTGCCGGACAATATGCTAATGAATCATTACATAATCTTGGTATTTGGGATGATGTTGAATCTAAATTATCTTTGGGAACTGATGTAACAGCAGTATTAAATCAAGTAGCTCAAGGATCTGCTGATTGTGGTCTTGTATACACTACTGATGCTAAATCTAGTGATGAGGTTAAAGTAATTTGTGAAGCTCCTGAAGATTCTTTAAAAGATATTGTTTATCCTGTAGCTCCAATTAAAGATTCTGAACATGCTGATGCTGCAAACAAATTTATGGAGTTCTTACAAACTCCTGAAGCTCAAAGTGTATTTGAAGACTACGGATTTACAATTCATGAATAGATTCTATTAACTCTATTCATGTAAATAATTAATAATGTTAAAGGAGATATATATTTACATGATGGATTGGACACCTATTTTAATTTCTATGAAAACTGCAAGTTTATCAATTTTTATAACTTTTTTTTTAGGTTTAATTGTTGCTTGGGGCATTGTTAAAATTAAAAAGGACTCAATAAAAATAGTACTTGATGGTATTTTTACACTCCCAATTGTACTTCCTCCTACTGTTGTGGGGTTTTTTTTATTGTATATTTTTGGTGTTAGGGGTCCTATTGGTAGTTTTCTTATAGACTTTTTTGCTGTGAAAATAGCTTTTTCATGGTCCGCAACGGTTATTGCCGCAGTTGTCATGTCTTTTCCTTTAATGTATCGTTCTGCCAGAGGAGCATTTGAACAAGTCGATTCTAATTTATTGGATGCTGGTCGTACATTAGGCATGTCGGAGTGGAAAATTTTCTGGAAAGTTTTATTTGCAAATGCATTACCTGGAATTATCAGTGGTGGAATTCTTGCTTATGCTCGTGGTCTAGGTGAATTTGGTGCTACAGCTATGATTGCTGGTAATATTGCAGGACAAACCAGAACTCTCCCTATGGCGGTTTACTCCGAAGTGGCTGCTGGCAATATGGGGGATGCTTTTAATTATGTAATATTCATTATTATTATTGCATTTATCGCTATTTTCATTATGGATTTTGTTTCTATACGTAAAGAAAAACAATGGAAATAGATTAGTATCTGTAAATAGATATATATTTTTTTATTATTTTACTTTTTTAATATTGTGGAGAATAGATTATGAGTAATAGATTGCTGAAAGTAAATATCCAAAAGAAACTTAAAGAATTCGACTTGGATGTTGATTTTGAATTGAAAAAAGGTTGTTTGGGTATTCTTGGTCCTTCTGGCTGTGGTAAAAGTATGACATTAAAATCTGTTGCGGGTATTGTAAATCCTGACAGTGGTGTTGTAAGTTTAATTATGGATGAGGAAACTATTTATTATGATTCTAACAAAAAAATTAACTTAAAACCTTAAAAGAGAAATGTGGGCTATTTATTTCAGAATTATGCTTTATTCCCCAATATGACTGTTGAGGAAAATGTTGCTATTGGTTTACCTAAAGATTATGATGAAAAAATTGTATCTCAAATGATTAAACGTTTTCATTTAGAAGGATTAGAAAAAAGGTATCCTCGACAATTATCCGGTGGTCAACAGCAAAGAGTAGCTTTAGCTCGTATTTTGGCCTATGGTCCTGATGTTATATTGTTGGATGAACCGTTTAGTGCTATGGACACTGTCTTAAAAGAAAGATTACGTATTGAACTTATTAATTTGCTAAATGATTTTGATGGATTTTCTATTTTGGTTACCCATGATCGTGATGAAGCATTCCAGTTTTGTGATGAACTTATAATATTGGATGAAGGTAAAATTATTGCAAAAGGTGATACTCATGAAGTATTTGAGGATCCAAAGAAAGTTCAAGTTGCTAAACTTACAGGTTGTAAAAATATTTCTAAAATTGAAGTTATTGATGATTTTCATCTTAAAGCTTTAGAGTGGGGAGTTACATTTAAGGTATCTAAAAAAATTTCATCTAATATTTCCCATATTGGGATAAGGGCGCATGATTTTCATCCTGCTGAAGAAAATGATGTTAATGTAATTGATGCTTTAAATTCATCAAAATTAGAAAGGCCTTTTGAATGGGAAATAACCTTATCAAATGGTTTGTGGTGGAAAGTTGACAAACAGATTTATGATCATGAATTTGATGTTCCAAAGTATCTAAAAGTAGATCCTAAAAATATTATTCTATTGGAAGAGTAGTCCAATTTTGACAGCATTTTCAAAGTAAAATTCCTATCAGATCTTTTTAGTTAATAAATTCGAAAATAATAAAAACTTCTTTTCAAGTTGTAATTTTAAGTAAATGTCTATAAAATGAAAAGGGGGGATTTAGAAATTCAGTCATTTGCTAGATTGTCAAAGTATCCTTGGATAAATATGACTGGTGTTCCCTTATCTCCAGAACCGCTTGTTAAATCACATAGTGAACCGATTAAATCAGTTAATCTTCTTGGTGTGGTTCCTTGTGTAATCATTTGTCCAGTCAAATCTTTGTCTTTGTTTTTAATTTCTTCTTTAATAGCATCTTTTAATTCTTCACCTCTAAGATTTGCGAATTTGTTATCTGAAACATACTTTAATTTAATTTCATTCGGAGTTCCTATTAATCCACTTGTATGTGCTGGTGAAACAACTGGATCTGCTAATTCCCAAATATGTCCTACAGGATCTTTAAATGCTCCATCACCATAAACCATAACTTCAATTTGCTTACCAGTAATGTTATTTAATCTTTTTTGAATTTCATTGACTAATTTATTTCCTGTTTTTGGGAATAATTTTAATTTTTCTTCAGTTGCTTTGTTTGAACCGAGCACTCCGTAATCAGGATTAAAACCGGAGTCTCCAATCGGTTCACTTAAAACATTGTGCAATCCATAAACATTAGCTCCCTCGGATTTAAGTAATTTTGTTGTTTTTTCTCTTGTATGTATGTCACAAGTTAAAATGTCTTTATTATAATCAAGTATTGTTTTTACATCATTGGAAAAAACAAATTCAACTTCACAGTCTTCACTTTCAATTAATTCCCTGTAAAGATCAATCATATTAATTCCAGTAAATGGGTGTTTCCAGGATCCGAATGTTTTTTTGTATTCTTCTTCAGAAATAACACTTGCTAAATTATATTCACTAGCATCTAAAACTTCTTCGTCTAAAATTCCATTTCCCACTTCATCTGCAGGAAAAGAAGTTAAAAGGGTAATTTTGTCCATTCCTCGTGCAATACCTTTTAGAATAATCGAAAATCTATTTCTACTTAAAATAGGATTTGTTACTCCTATATTTTTAGAGGGGAATTTGTTTTGCAAATCTTGTGCAACGTCGTCAACAGTTACATAATTTCCTTCTGAAATACCCACTACTGCTTCGGTAATTGCAACAATATCCTTATTTTTAAATTCAAATCCTTCACTTTCTTTTGCAGCCATAACTGAATCTACAACTATATTTGCCAAATCATCATTTTCTTTAATAATTGGTGTTCTTATTCCACGCACAACAGTACCAACACATCTCATATTTGATTACTCCGAATTATCATAAACAGTTAATTGGAATATAAATTCCAATAATCCATTTATTTATATGTTTTTTAGTTATATATACATTAAGATTAATTTTACATCTGTTTAATAAGATTCTTTTACAAAATTATTTGAAAATTATTAAATACTATTTTTTAAAGAGTATTATCTAGAAAAATTTAATGTGATAATTATGGAGCATAAACATCATGGAAAATCAAGTGCAAAGTTTCTAGATTCTGATGAGATTTTAAGTGAGTTAAATCTTAAAGGTGATGAAGTTTTTATGGATGCTGGATGTGGTGATGGATACATTACCAAAAAAGCAATCAAAGATTATCTTCCTAACGGTTTTGTTTATGCAGTAGACAGTTACGATAAGGCTATTGAATTGATGGAAATATATAAAAAAGATAATGCAATTGAAAACTTGATTAATATTGAAGCAGATATTTCAAAAGGGATTCCTGATGTTGAGGAAGATTCTGTTGATGTTTTATTAATGGTTAATGTATTTCATGGATTTATTGAAAGTTCCCATCGTGATGCAGTTATTGAGGAGTTATCTCGTATAATTAGAAATGATGGTAGAATTGCTATCATGGATTTTAGACCTGTTGAATTGTCGTTCGGACCTCCAATTGAAATTAAATGTGGTCCGGATGAGTTGGAGAAACTTTTTAATGAATATCACTTTAAAAAAATTCATCTGAATGAAAAAATGGGTCCAAAAGGTCCTAATGGGAATTCTCATTATATTATAATATTTGGAAAGGAGCAATTTTAAATGATTTTTGCTGCAATTCTGGCTGGTGGAATAGGATCAAGAATGGGTGGAACTGACACTCCTAAACAATTTTTAACATTAGGAAATAAACCTGTTATTATTCATACTATTGAAAAATTTGTTATAAATGAAAAAATTGATAAAATAATTGTTTTAACACCTAAAAATTTTATTAATCATACAAATCATTTAATTGAGGAATATATTTTGTATAAGGATGACATTATTGTCATTGAAGGTGGCAGAACAAGAAATGATACATTGATGAATGGTATTGATTATATTAATGAACATTATGGAATAGATGAAGATTCAATTATCCTCACTCACGATTCGGTACGTCCATTTGTGACTCATAGGATTATTGAAGATAATATTGATGCTGCAAAAAAATATGGTGCATGTGATACTGTAATTCCTGCTACTGATACTATTGTTGAGAGCATCAATGGTAAGACTATTGAAAGCATTCCTGTAAGGGATTATTATTACCAGGGTCAGACACCACAGAGCTTCAATATAAAGAAACTTTTTAATTTAATCAATAGTTTAACGGAAGAAGAATCTAATATTCTTACAGATGCGTGTAAAATATTCGCACTTAAAGATGAAGATGTATATCTAGTTGAAGGGGAATTGACAAATATTAAAATCACATACCCCTATGATTTAAAACTAGCAAATACGATACTTGAGGATATTCATGATTAATATTGTTTATAGATTAAAATCTCCAAA includes:
- the modB gene encoding molybdate ABC transporter permease subunit, with the translated sequence MMDWTPILISMKTASLSIFITFFLGLIVAWGIVKIKKDSIKIVLDGIFTLPIVLPPTVVGFFLLYIFGVRGPIGSFLIDFFAVKIAFSWSATVIAAVVMSFPLMYRSARGAFEQVDSNLLDAGRTLGMSEWKIFWKVLFANALPGIISGGILAYARGLGEFGATAMIAGNIAGQTRTLPMAVYSEVAAGNMGDAFNYVIFIIIIAFIAIFIMDFVSIRKEKQWK
- a CDS encoding class I SAM-dependent methyltransferase, whose amino-acid sequence is MEHKHHGKSSAKFLDSDEILSELNLKGDEVFMDAGCGDGYITKKAIKDYLPNGFVYAVDSYDKAIELMEIYKKDNAIENLINIEADISKGIPDVEEDSVDVLLMVNVFHGFIESSHRDAVIEELSRIIRNDGRIAIMDFRPVELSFGPPIEIKCGPDELEKLFNEYHFKKIHLNEKMGPKGPNGNSHYIIIFGKEQF
- the modA gene encoding molybdate ABC transporter substrate-binding protein, with protein sequence MKSMKTVAVAIIAIVVIVAVGLYLTGSVGTSNGDLNGQDVQLAAAASLKNVYDEKLIPMFEEKYPGVKVTPTYASSGDLQKQIENGLKADVFMSAGNKQMDALINESYVDNDSNVKFLENKLVLIVSADSNVNVSSFEDLKNVNGTIAIGDPESVPAGQYANESLHNLGIWDDVESKLSLGTDVTAVLNQVAQGSADCGLVYTTDAKSSDEVKVICEAPEDSLKDIVYPVAPIKDSEHADAANKFMEFLQTPEAQSVFEDYGFTIHE
- a CDS encoding coenzyme F420-0:L-glutamate ligase, which produces MRCVGTVVRGIRTPIIKENDDLANIVVDSVMAAKESEGFEFKNKDIVAITEAVVGISEGNYVTVDDVAQDLQNKFPSKNIGVTNPILSRNRFSIILKGIARGMDKITLLTSFPADEVGNGILDEEVLDASEYNLASVISEEEYKKTFGSWKHPFTGINMIDLYRELIESEDCEVEFVFSNDVKTILDYNKDILTCDIHTREKTTKLLKSEGANVYGLHNVLSEPIGDSGFNPDYGVLGSNKATEEKLKLFPKTGNKLVNEIQKRLNNITGKQIEVMVYGDGAFKDPVGHIWELADPVVSPAHTSGLIGTPNEIKLKYVSDNKFANLRGEELKDAIKEEIKNKDKDLTGQMITQGTTPRRLTDLIGSLCDLTSGSGDKGTPVIFIQGYFDNLAND
- a CDS encoding IspD/TarI family cytidylyltransferase, with the protein product MIFAAILAGGIGSRMGGTDTPKQFLTLGNKPVIIHTIEKFVINEKIDKIIVLTPKNFINHTNHLIEEYILYKDDIIVIEGGRTRNDTLMNGIDYINEHYGIDEDSIILTHDSVRPFVTHRIIEDNIDAAKKYGACDTVIPATDTIVESINGKTIESIPVRDYYYQGQTPQSFNIKKLFNLINSLTEEESNILTDACKIFALKDEDVYLVEGELTNIKITYPYDLKLANTILEDIHD